A stretch of the Arthrobacter stackebrandtii genome encodes the following:
- a CDS encoding glutamate-5-semialdehyde dehydrogenase, translating to MTEQIVEQNVAAEVQGITDRARRASRRMAGANRAWKDKGLRAIAKALLENQERILAANALDLAAGRENGTSKPMLDRLALTGPRIQDLADALENLATLPDPVGNVVRGQTLPNGLRMRQVNVPMGVVAAIYEARPNVTVDIAGLALKSGNAVVLRGGTAAANTNKALLDILRDALDRVGLPADAVQSVDQFGRAGANLIMKARGAVDVLIPRGGRELIQTVVNNSSVPVIETGEGNVHIFIDASAAEEMSVDILLNAKTQRPSVCNTVETLLVHKDATVLPAVLSALAKAGVRLHVDERVQAVLPAGITAEPATDEDWATEYMDLDLAVKMVDTMDEAVKHIRTWSTGHTEAILTNDLANAEKFVAVVDSAAVIVNASTRFTDGGELGLGAEVGISTQKLHARGPMGLTELTTTKWIVQGEGQVRS from the coding sequence ACAAAATGTTGCCGCCGAGGTTCAGGGCATCACCGACCGCGCCCGCAGGGCTTCCCGGCGCATGGCCGGGGCCAACCGGGCCTGGAAGGACAAGGGCCTGCGTGCGATCGCCAAGGCGCTGCTGGAGAACCAGGAACGCATCCTTGCCGCCAACGCACTGGACCTGGCCGCCGGCCGCGAGAACGGCACCTCCAAACCCATGCTGGACAGGCTGGCCCTGACCGGCCCACGCATCCAGGACCTTGCCGACGCGCTGGAAAACCTGGCCACGCTGCCCGATCCCGTGGGCAATGTGGTGCGCGGGCAGACGCTGCCCAACGGCCTGCGGATGCGCCAGGTCAACGTGCCCATGGGGGTGGTTGCCGCCATTTACGAGGCCCGCCCCAACGTCACGGTGGACATCGCAGGCCTGGCGCTTAAGAGCGGCAACGCCGTGGTTCTCCGCGGCGGCACGGCTGCGGCAAACACCAACAAGGCCCTCCTGGACATCCTGCGCGACGCCCTGGACCGGGTGGGGCTGCCCGCCGACGCCGTGCAGTCCGTGGACCAGTTCGGCCGGGCCGGCGCCAACTTGATCATGAAGGCCCGCGGCGCCGTGGATGTGCTCATTCCCCGCGGCGGCCGGGAACTCATCCAGACAGTCGTCAACAACTCATCCGTCCCCGTCATCGAAACAGGTGAGGGCAACGTCCACATCTTCATCGACGCCAGCGCGGCGGAGGAGATGAGCGTGGACATCCTGCTCAACGCCAAGACCCAGCGCCCCAGTGTCTGCAACACGGTGGAGACGCTGCTGGTGCACAAGGATGCCACGGTGCTGCCCGCAGTCCTCTCGGCCCTGGCCAAGGCGGGCGTCCGGCTGCACGTCGACGAGCGCGTCCAGGCTGTCCTGCCGGCCGGCATCACCGCCGAGCCCGCCACGGACGAGGACTGGGCCACCGAGTACATGGACCTCGACCTGGCCGTGAAGATGGTGGACACCATGGATGAAGCCGTCAAGCACATCCGCACCTGGAGCACCGGGCACACGGAAGCCATCCTCACCAACGACCTCGCCAACGCGGAAAAGTTCGTTGCCGTGGTGGATTCGGCCGCCGTCATTGTGAATGCGAGCACACGCTTTACCGACGGCGGCGAGCTCGGCCTGGGTGCCGAGGTCGGAATCTCGACGCAAAAACTGCACGCCCGCGGCCCCATGGGCCTGACCGAATTGACCACCACCAAGTGGATTGTGCAGGGTGAAGGTCAGGTCCGGAGCTGA